A genome region from Pseudodesulfovibrio alkaliphilus includes the following:
- the lepB gene encoding signal peptidase I — protein sequence MTQSSLKSFRDTVEAIVVALLLAFVIRAFVVQAFKIPSGSMLDTLLIGDHLLVTKFAYDLRLPSTVFLDTTDGKVLYTVSDPERGDIVVFKYPEDETKDFIKRVVALPGETLEIREKVVYIDGQPLDEPYVRHTKHTMEPVRDNFGPYTVPEGQYFMLGDNREASHDSRWWGPVKREKIVGKALVIYWSWGSITDVRFGRIGTLFL from the coding sequence ATGACCCAAAGCTCCCTCAAATCATTCCGCGACACGGTGGAGGCCATCGTGGTGGCCCTGCTGCTGGCCTTTGTCATCCGCGCCTTCGTGGTTCAGGCCTTCAAGATTCCCTCGGGTTCCATGCTCGATACCCTGCTCATCGGCGACCACCTGCTGGTAACCAAGTTCGCCTATGACCTGCGCCTGCCCTCCACGGTGTTTCTGGACACCACCGACGGCAAGGTGCTCTACACGGTGAGCGACCCGGAGCGCGGCGACATCGTGGTCTTCAAGTATCCCGAGGACGAGACCAAGGACTTCATCAAGCGGGTGGTGGCCCTGCCCGGCGAGACCCTCGAGATCCGGGAGAAGGTGGTCTACATTGACGGCCAGCCCCTGGACGAGCCGTATGTGCGCCACACCAAGCACACCATGGAGCCGGTGCGCGACAATTTCGGCCCCTACACCGTGCCCGAGGGCCAGTATTTCATGCTCGGCGACAACCGCGAGGCGTCCCACGACTCCCGCTGGTGGGGCCCGGTCAAGCGCGAAAAGATCGTGGGCAAGGCCCTGGTCATATACTGGTCCTGGGGTTCCATCACCGACGTGCGCTTTGGCCGCATAGGCACGCTGTTCCTCTAG
- a CDS encoding response regulator has translation MELMIVDDHPLFREGLKTIVNRDDRYTVVCEAGNGTDGIRLGKRHKPDIMLVDISMPGKNGIQMIRELKSSLPQTRFIIISMHSEADYIVEAFRAGASGYLIKESAAGNLMRGLDAVARGELFLDDALSQEVVFRLMQAKDEQTAGRDPYTTLTAREQEVLRLLAEGLTAKEVAAQLFISPKTVENHRTNLMKKLGLQSSVELIRYAARLGLIDLDTWAI, from the coding sequence ATGGAACTCATGATCGTGGACGACCATCCCCTGTTTCGGGAAGGACTGAAAACAATCGTCAACCGTGACGACAGGTACACCGTGGTCTGCGAGGCGGGCAACGGCACCGACGGCATCCGGCTCGGCAAACGGCACAAGCCCGACATCATGCTGGTGGACATCTCCATGCCGGGCAAGAACGGCATCCAGATGATCCGCGAGCTGAAAAGCTCGCTGCCCCAGACCCGGTTCATCATCATCTCCATGCACTCGGAGGCGGACTACATCGTCGAGGCCTTTCGGGCGGGCGCATCGGGCTACCTGATCAAGGAGTCGGCCGCTGGCAACCTGATGCGGGGGCTCGATGCCGTGGCCAGGGGGGAGCTGTTTCTGGACGACGCCCTGTCCCAGGAGGTGGTCTTCCGGCTGATGCAGGCCAAGGACGAGCAGACAGCCGGGCGCGACCCCTATACCACCCTCACGGCCCGCGAGCAGGAGGTGCTGCGCCTGCTGGCCGAGGGCCTCACCGCCAAGGAGGTGGCGGCCCAGCTCTTCATCAGCCCCAAGACCGTGGAAAACCACCGCACCAACCTGATGAAGAAGCTCGGTCTGCAAAGCTCGGTGGAGCTCATCCGCTACGCCGCCCGCCTCGGCCTCATCGACCTCGACACCTGGGCCATCTGA
- a CDS encoding response regulator codes for MKTILIVDDAPMIRELLRSVLEAEGYAVVEAADGEEALRVFRDNAVDLSIIDIFLPKKGGLQVMGELIKSDRSRKFIAISGGEAFNPEAIVELAKVFDVVDTFTKPIDTRKLLDSVKKALAD; via the coding sequence ATGAAGACCATACTGATTGTTGACGACGCCCCCATGATCCGTGAGCTGCTCAGGAGCGTGCTCGAAGCCGAGGGTTACGCGGTGGTCGAGGCGGCTGACGGCGAGGAGGCCCTGCGGGTGTTCAGGGACAATGCCGTCGATCTGAGCATCATCGACATTTTTCTGCCCAAGAAGGGCGGGCTCCAGGTCATGGGCGAGCTGATCAAGTCAGACCGCTCCCGCAAGTTCATCGCCATCTCGGGCGGCGAGGCCTTCAACCCCGAGGCCATCGTCGAGCTGGCCAAGGTCTTTGATGTGGTGGACACCTTCACCAAACCCATCGACACCCGAAAGCTGCTCGATTCCGTCAAAAAGGCCCTGGCCGACTAG
- a CDS encoding PAS domain S-box protein, translated as MKTKSPTTPHVGREINPHLFEQVLSASGVAMAIRDAGLRPIFANQAFTDFYGYSLEEILAGRAQDILPGPTRVLLEETVAPVMGTGRSWEGEYAIRTASGRLCPVWGRFDPVLDDSGRLTHVISIMRDASARRRLRNALTQSERHLRFLTENTRDCLFRQRLVDKRFDYISPAVESITGHPPKDFYEVPGLFEQLVPAEWTGVLDLWWTELLDGVCRHEYEFPLIHRDGSMRWINQRITLHADSPGSPRAIEGILSDATARHEAQRKLAVARYSLNFIANSTSDIFFRMAVPDGTYDYISPSVERFSGYTPHEMMSHPLFVREMIHPDWRGYFSEVWDEMCRGVVRPEYLFQFVKKSGEVRWARQRLVLHRDENGIPVAVEGMASDATEYMNTVEALKKSEARFRALFEDSPISLWEEDLTRLKAHFDSLREQGVTDFRRHFADHPEDLARCASLVEVVAVNRATLNLLRAGSREELLGQLDKVLTESSMQAFTEEMVVLASGGYEYSGEITHRTLDGEILWVMVHFSVPPEYRQTLSRVIVSLQDVTPRKRAEQALAESEERYRALVENAQEGVAVVRDGAVVFVNHAMARMLNTPCEQLKTFDPMDLIHPDDQAWVRGSLAAYLAGRGDGPGAPLRVVGADGRAVWVTLSLKPIRWNGARARLIILTDVTGHKLLEAELRAAHAEMESRVKRRTAELSEANARLTAEAEERRQARERILSLTRQLLHAQENERQRIARDLHDNVAQDLSSIVLNMETLFDGLAEVDGVLQRRTDAVAEVVRGAIAAVREIAYGLRPPALDQLGLIRALKNHCGEIAGRTGLDVAFQAVGTEDMVLDFDAEINVYRMVQEALNNTARHARADRVSVRLVRSHPELFVRVEDNGQGFDVVSRMADAAAEKRMGLRSMEERARLLGGTVEIQSLTGTGTRIVFRIPLETTKRSAQAWNS; from the coding sequence GTGAAAACAAAATCGCCGACCACCCCCCATGTGGGGCGGGAGATCAATCCCCACCTCTTCGAACAGGTGCTCAGCGCCTCGGGCGTGGCCATGGCCATTCGCGATGCAGGTCTGCGGCCCATCTTCGCCAACCAGGCATTCACCGACTTTTACGGCTATTCGCTTGAGGAGATTCTGGCCGGCCGGGCCCAGGACATCCTGCCGGGCCCCACACGGGTGTTGCTTGAGGAAACCGTGGCTCCGGTCATGGGCACGGGGCGCAGCTGGGAAGGGGAATACGCCATCCGCACCGCCTCGGGCAGGCTGTGCCCCGTCTGGGGCCGCTTTGACCCGGTGCTGGACGACTCCGGCCGTCTCACCCACGTCATTTCCATCATGCGCGACGCCTCGGCCCGGCGGCGGCTGCGCAATGCTCTGACCCAGAGCGAACGCCATCTGCGCTTCCTTACAGAGAACACCCGGGACTGCCTCTTCCGTCAGCGTCTGGTCGACAAGCGCTTCGACTACATCAGCCCGGCCGTGGAGAGCATCACCGGCCACCCGCCCAAGGACTTCTACGAAGTGCCCGGCCTCTTCGAGCAGCTCGTTCCGGCTGAATGGACCGGGGTGCTGGACCTCTGGTGGACCGAGCTGCTGGACGGCGTCTGTCGCCACGAGTACGAGTTTCCCCTCATCCATCGCGACGGCTCGATGCGTTGGATAAACCAGCGCATCACCCTGCACGCGGACTCCCCGGGGTCGCCCCGAGCCATCGAGGGCATTCTCTCGGACGCCACCGCCCGGCACGAGGCTCAGAGGAAGCTTGCCGTGGCCAGATACAGTCTCAATTTTATCGCCAATTCCACCAGTGACATCTTCTTTCGCATGGCCGTTCCCGATGGCACCTACGACTACATCAGCCCTTCGGTGGAGCGGTTCTCCGGCTACACGCCGCACGAGATGATGTCGCACCCCCTGTTTGTGCGCGAAATGATCCATCCTGACTGGCGCGGATATTTCAGCGAGGTGTGGGATGAAATGTGCCGGGGTGTGGTCAGGCCCGAGTATCTCTTCCAGTTTGTCAAAAAGTCGGGCGAAGTGCGCTGGGCGCGTCAGCGCTTGGTCCTGCACCGCGATGAAAACGGGATACCCGTGGCCGTGGAAGGGATGGCCAGCGACGCCACCGAGTACATGAACACCGTGGAGGCTCTCAAGAAAAGCGAAGCCCGGTTCCGCGCCCTGTTCGAGGATTCGCCCATCTCCCTGTGGGAGGAGGATCTGACGCGGCTCAAGGCGCATTTCGACAGTCTGCGGGAACAGGGCGTTACCGATTTTCGCCGCCACTTCGCCGACCATCCCGAAGACCTGGCCCGCTGCGCCTCGCTGGTGGAGGTGGTGGCCGTGAACCGGGCCACCCTGAATCTGCTGCGGGCCGGGAGCAGGGAGGAGCTGCTCGGCCAGCTCGACAAGGTTTTGACCGAATCCTCCATGCAGGCCTTCACCGAGGAGATGGTCGTCCTCGCCTCGGGCGGCTATGAATACAGCGGCGAAATCACCCACCGCACCCTGGATGGGGAGATCCTTTGGGTCATGGTTCATTTTTCCGTGCCCCCCGAATACAGGCAGACCCTTTCGCGGGTCATCGTCTCGCTTCAGGATGTCACCCCCCGGAAGCGGGCCGAACAGGCCCTGGCCGAGTCCGAGGAGCGTTACCGCGCCCTGGTGGAGAACGCCCAGGAGGGGGTGGCGGTGGTCCGCGACGGGGCGGTGGTCTTCGTCAACCATGCCATGGCCCGGATGCTGAACACCCCCTGCGAACAGTTGAAAACCTTTGACCCCATGGACCTGATTCACCCGGATGATCAAGCCTGGGTGCGCGGCAGTCTGGCCGCCTATCTTGCCGGGCGGGGCGACGGGCCTGGTGCGCCGTTGCGCGTGGTGGGGGCCGACGGCAGGGCCGTCTGGGTGACATTGAGCCTCAAGCCCATCCGCTGGAACGGAGCGCGGGCGCGCCTGATCATCCTCACGGATGTCACCGGCCACAAGCTCCTCGAGGCGGAACTGCGGGCCGCCCATGCCGAGATGGAAAGCCGCGTCAAGCGGCGCACGGCAGAACTCTCCGAGGCCAACGCCCGGCTGACGGCCGAGGCGGAGGAGCGTCGGCAGGCCCGGGAGCGCATCCTCTCCCTCACCCGGCAGCTCCTTCATGCCCAGGAAAATGAGCGTCAGCGCATTGCCCGCGATCTGCACGATAACGTGGCCCAGGATCTTTCCTCCATCGTCCTGAACATGGAGACCCTCTTCGACGGGCTGGCCGAGGTGGACGGGGTGCTGCAACGCCGGACCGATGCCGTTGCCGAGGTGGTGCGCGGAGCCATCGCCGCGGTGCGCGAGATTGCCTACGGGCTGCGTCCGCCTGCTCTGGATCAGCTCGGGCTCATTCGGGCCTTGAAGAACCATTGCGGGGAAATCGCCGGGCGCACCGGGCTCGATGTCGCGTTTCAGGCCGTGGGCACAGAAGACATGGTCCTCGACTTCGACGCCGAGATCAACGTCTACCGCATGGTCCAGGAGGCGCTGAACAACACGGCGCGGCACGCCCGGGCTGACCGCGTTTCGGTGCGCCTTGTGCGCAGCCATCCCGAGCTGTTCGTCCGCGTGGAGGACAACGGCCAGGGGTTTGACGTGGTTTCGCGCATGGCCGACGCAGCGGCGGAAAAGCGCATGGGCCTGCGGAGCATGGAGGAGCGGGCCAGACTCCTCGGCGGCACCGTGGAGATCCAGTCCCTGACCGGGACAGGGACGCGCATCGTCTTTCGCATTCCCCTTGAAACCACCAAAAGGAGCGCCCAGGCATGGAACTCATGA
- a CDS encoding efflux RND transporter periplasmic adaptor subunit, translated as MPIKQLAIPSIVLAALLLAACGSDPVAPAGIRASYVPRATAVAERTTLPRLHEAVGTVRARTDVNVEAQVTGRVLEVLVRPGDRVAPGDRLVVLDGRASQARLDQARQARQSAASMIAHARDGLASAKAAFTQTEAAYRRMRQLGEQRVVTAEEVERAEAAYLQARAALGQAEEGVAAALARAREADEVIQEAEIGLDHTTIVAGEAGEVARRLAEPGDLAFPGKGLLVLQTGESLRLEAMVREGLIGRVRVGDTVRVAVSALGEGDTLEGVVDEMEPLADPVTRSFLVKARLPEAPGLYPGMFGRLFVPLGERDAVLVPRAAVTRVGQLETVMVREGDSWQPVHVRTGDRVSGRPGDLVEVLSGLSGGETLGVGMAEPADRTGGEG; from the coding sequence ATGCCCATAAAACAACTCGCCATCCCCTCCATTGTGCTGGCCGCGCTGCTGCTTGCGGCCTGCGGCTCCGACCCCGTCGCCCCGGCCGGAATACGGGCGTCCTATGTTCCCCGCGCCACGGCGGTGGCGGAGCGGACCACCCTGCCCCGGCTGCATGAGGCCGTGGGCACGGTACGGGCCAGGACCGACGTGAACGTCGAGGCTCAGGTCACGGGCCGGGTGCTCGAAGTGCTGGTGCGCCCCGGCGACAGGGTGGCCCCTGGCGACAGGCTGGTGGTCCTTGACGGCCGCGCCTCCCAGGCCCGGCTCGACCAGGCCCGCCAGGCCCGCCAGAGCGCAGCCAGCATGATCGCCCATGCACGGGACGGCCTGGCTTCGGCCAAGGCCGCCTTCACCCAGACAGAGGCCGCCTATCGACGAATGCGCCAGCTCGGCGAGCAGCGCGTGGTCACGGCCGAGGAGGTGGAGCGGGCCGAGGCCGCCTATCTTCAGGCACGGGCCGCCCTGGGGCAGGCCGAGGAGGGCGTTGCCGCGGCCCTGGCCCGCGCCCGCGAAGCGGACGAGGTGATCCAGGAGGCCGAGATCGGCCTTGATCACACCACCATCGTGGCAGGCGAGGCCGGCGAGGTGGCCAGACGGCTGGCGGAACCGGGCGACCTTGCCTTTCCCGGCAAAGGCTTGCTGGTGCTCCAGACCGGCGAGAGTCTGCGCCTGGAGGCCATGGTCCGCGAGGGGCTCATCGGCCGGGTGCGCGTGGGCGATACCGTGCGCGTGGCCGTCTCGGCCCTGGGCGAGGGCGACACCTTGGAAGGCGTGGTGGACGAGATGGAGCCGCTGGCCGACCCGGTGACGCGCTCCTTTCTGGTCAAGGCCCGGCTTCCCGAGGCCCCTGGCCTGTATCCCGGCATGTTCGGCCGCCTCTTCGTGCCCCTTGGCGAGCGCGATGCCGTGCTGGTTCCCCGGGCTGCGGTGACCCGCGTGGGCCAGCTGGAAACGGTCATGGTCAGAGAGGGGGACTCCTGGCAGCCGGTGCATGTGCGGACCGGGGACCGAGTGAGCGGCCGGCCTGGCGATCTTGTGGAGGTGCTCTCCGGCCTGTCCGGCGGTGAGACTCTGGGCGTGGGCATGGCCGAACCGGCCGACCGCACCGGAGGGGAGGGCTAG
- a CDS encoding efflux RND transporter permease subunit has translation MVGSEPGRTGLIGSIVGYFLTSRMSVILALAALALGAAAIVVTPREEEPQIVVPMADVVVRVPGASAEEVEKLVTTPLERLLWQIDGVEYVYSISRKDMAAVTVRFFVGENREDSLIKLHTMIAKNVDLAPGIVEGWVVKPVEIDDVPIVALTLHADHGYETLYSDHDLRRMAEEMFHRLAEVENVSRITLHSGRSREVRVEIRPERLTGFNISPLEVRRALAGADRALTAGDLVAADRRTRVVSQSFLLSAGEAASLVVGVFDGRPVYLRDVADISDGPGEPADYSRIGFSDTYLSRLGLDTAHPSRPAVTLAVAKKRGVNAVTVADTVVVRAEELQREVLPRGVTLTVTRNQGETAQAKVNELLSSLGFAIVTVVALLAFALGWREALVVALAVPMSFSLALFVNHLFGYTINRVTLFALILSLGLVVDDPITNVDNIQRHIRAGIKNSLEATLDAVREVLPPVIMSTLAIIVSFTPLFFITGMMGPYMAPMAANVPLTVTFSTLAALTVVPWMAWLLLRHRHGQTAPDTAAAAEEGNRGPAPNARLLAVYTRIITPFLGTPRNRRLLAVGILAGLGLCLGLVALRLVPLKMLPFDNKNELQLLVDMPEGTTLERTDRTLRDFEAFLRTVPEVTTLVTYAGSPSPMDFNGMVRHYYWRDEPHLGEIRINLTDKSERTMQSHAIALRLRDHLDTVALRHGAVIKLVETPPGPPVLSTLTAEIYGRPDLPYPVLLDGAAHLREMMRSEPGVVDVDDSSEADRPMLDFVLDKEKAALHGITASDVVQTLRLALSGEEPAFVHAPGERQPLPVRVVLPAALRTGTQALDHLTMKSASGAMVPLAEVGSFREIATDQPILHKNLRRVAYVYAETAGVPPGEAVLDLKKRLRSDPMPPGTTVDWAGEGEWKITLDVFRDLGLANAAALASIYVLLVIQTGTFLMPLLVMSAVPLTLLGILPGFWLLNLAAGSSVGGYADPVFFTATSMIGMIALGGIVIRNSLVLIEFIQSELAAGRPLREAIIQSGAVRMRPILLTALTTALGAWPITLDPIFSGLAWALIFGLAASTLFTLVVVPSGYYALYGGGKDNPAS, from the coding sequence ATGGTCGGCTCCGAGCCCGGCCGCACCGGCCTTATCGGGAGCATTGTCGGCTATTTCCTGACATCGCGCATGTCCGTGATCCTGGCCCTGGCCGCCCTGGCCCTGGGAGCGGCGGCCATCGTCGTCACCCCGCGTGAGGAGGAACCCCAGATCGTGGTGCCCATGGCCGACGTGGTCGTGCGTGTGCCCGGCGCATCGGCCGAGGAGGTGGAAAAACTCGTCACCACCCCCCTTGAGCGGCTGCTGTGGCAGATCGACGGGGTCGAGTACGTCTACTCCATATCGCGCAAGGACATGGCCGCTGTGACCGTGCGCTTCTTCGTGGGCGAGAACCGCGAGGACTCGCTGATCAAGCTGCACACCATGATAGCCAAGAACGTGGATCTGGCGCCGGGCATCGTCGAGGGCTGGGTGGTCAAGCCCGTGGAGATCGACGACGTGCCCATCGTGGCCCTGACCCTGCATGCGGACCACGGATACGAAACGCTGTATTCCGACCACGACCTGCGCCGCATGGCCGAGGAGATGTTCCACCGGCTGGCCGAGGTGGAGAATGTCTCGCGCATTACCCTGCACTCGGGGCGCAGCCGGGAAGTTCGGGTGGAAATCCGGCCTGAACGGCTGACCGGATTCAACATCTCGCCCCTTGAGGTGCGCCGCGCCCTGGCCGGGGCGGACCGCGCCCTGACCGCGGGCGATCTGGTGGCCGCCGACCGGCGTACCCGTGTGGTCAGCCAGTCCTTCCTGCTCTCGGCGGGCGAGGCGGCCTCGCTGGTGGTGGGCGTGTTCGACGGCAGACCCGTGTATCTGCGCGACGTGGCAGACATCAGCGACGGTCCAGGCGAGCCTGCCGACTACTCGCGCATCGGTTTTTCCGATACGTATCTTTCCCGGCTGGGCCTCGACACGGCCCACCCGTCGCGCCCGGCCGTGACCCTGGCCGTGGCCAAGAAAAGAGGCGTCAACGCCGTGACCGTGGCCGATACCGTGGTGGTCCGCGCCGAGGAATTGCAGCGCGAAGTGCTGCCCAGGGGCGTGACCCTCACCGTCACCCGCAACCAGGGCGAGACCGCCCAGGCCAAAGTCAACGAACTGCTCTCGTCCCTCGGCTTCGCCATCGTCACGGTGGTGGCGCTGCTCGCCTTTGCCCTGGGCTGGCGCGAAGCCCTGGTGGTGGCCCTGGCCGTGCCCATGAGCTTTTCCCTGGCCCTGTTCGTCAACCACCTCTTCGGCTACACCATCAACCGCGTCACCCTCTTCGCCCTCATCCTTTCGCTTGGTCTGGTGGTGGACGACCCCATCACCAACGTGGACAACATCCAGCGCCACATCCGCGCAGGCATCAAGAACTCCCTTGAGGCCACCCTGGACGCCGTGCGCGAGGTGCTGCCCCCGGTGATCATGTCCACCCTGGCCATCATCGTCTCCTTCACGCCGCTCTTCTTCATCACCGGCATGATGGGACCGTACATGGCCCCCATGGCCGCCAACGTGCCCCTGACCGTGACCTTCTCCACCCTGGCGGCCCTGACCGTGGTACCCTGGATGGCGTGGCTGCTCCTGCGCCACCGCCACGGCCAGACCGCCCCGGACACGGCCGCAGCAGCCGAAGAGGGGAACCGCGGACCCGCGCCCAATGCCCGGCTCCTGGCCGTCTACACCCGGATCATCACGCCCTTTCTGGGGACGCCGCGCAATCGACGGCTGCTGGCCGTCGGCATCCTGGCCGGGCTGGGGCTGTGTCTCGGACTGGTGGCGTTGCGGCTGGTACCGCTCAAGATGCTGCCCTTTGACAACAAGAACGAGCTGCAATTGCTCGTGGACATGCCCGAAGGCACCACCCTGGAGCGCACCGACAGGACGCTGCGGGACTTCGAGGCATTCCTGCGCACCGTGCCCGAAGTCACCACCCTGGTCACCTACGCGGGCTCGCCCTCGCCAATGGATTTCAACGGCATGGTCCGCCATTACTACTGGCGCGACGAACCCCATCTTGGCGAAATCCGCATCAACCTGACCGACAAGTCCGAGCGCACCATGCAGAGCCACGCCATCGCCCTGCGTCTGCGCGATCATCTGGACACGGTGGCCCTGCGCCACGGGGCGGTCATCAAGCTGGTGGAAACCCCGCCTGGGCCGCCGGTTCTCTCCACCCTGACCGCCGAGATCTACGGCAGGCCGGACCTGCCCTATCCTGTCCTTCTCGACGGCGCGGCACACCTGCGCGAGATGATGCGCAGTGAGCCGGGCGTGGTGGACGTGGACGACTCCTCCGAGGCGGACCGCCCCATGCTCGACTTCGTTCTCGACAAGGAAAAGGCGGCCTTGCACGGCATCACGGCCTCGGACGTGGTCCAGACCCTGCGTCTGGCCCTAAGCGGCGAGGAGCCCGCCTTTGTCCACGCCCCTGGCGAACGCCAGCCCCTGCCCGTGCGAGTCGTTCTGCCCGCTGCCCTGCGCACTGGGACACAGGCGCTGGACCACCTGACCATGAAGAGCGCTTCCGGGGCCATGGTCCCCCTGGCCGAGGTGGGATCTTTCCGCGAGATCGCCACGGACCAGCCCATCCTGCACAAGAATCTGCGCCGGGTGGCCTACGTCTACGCCGAGACGGCGGGCGTGCCTCCGGGCGAGGCCGTGCTCGACCTCAAGAAAAGGCTGCGCAGCGACCCCATGCCGCCGGGCACCACGGTGGACTGGGCTGGCGAGGGCGAGTGGAAGATCACGCTGGACGTGTTCCGGGATCTGGGGCTGGCCAACGCGGCGGCCCTGGCCTCCATCTATGTCCTGCTGGTGATCCAGACGGGAACCTTCCTCATGCCGCTGCTGGTCATGTCGGCCGTGCCTTTGACACTGCTCGGCATCCTGCCGGGATTCTGGCTGCTCAACCTCGCGGCGGGCTCCTCCGTGGGCGGCTACGCGGACCCGGTCTTCTTCACGGCCACCTCCATGATCGGCATGATCGCCCTGGGCGGCATCGTCATCCGCAACTCGCTGGTGCTCATCGAGTTCATCCAGTCCGAGCTGGCGGCGGGCAGACCGCTCCGCGAGGCCATCATCCAGTCCGGCGCGGTGCGGATGCGCCCCATCCTGCTCACCGCCCTGACCACGGCCCTTGGGGCATGGCCCATCACCCTGGACCCCATCTTCTCGGGCCTGGCCTGGGCGCTCATCTTCGGCCTGGCCGCCTCCACCCTCTTCACCCTGGTGGTGGTGCCAAGCGGCTATTATGCCCTGTACGGCGGAGGCAAGGACAATCCCGCCAGCTGA
- a CDS encoding CBS and ACT domain-containing protein, whose amino-acid sequence MLVRDWMTANVITLGVNSSVMDAADILRRKDIRQFPVIDAEGRLAGIVSDRDIRDAMPSKFIPGDCTDGREGGLNTLTASDIMTPGPLTVAPDTSINAVADILVRHKVGGLPVVEGGVLVGIITQADVMRFLCAAAGSVRSGIQLAFRLEAQPEPLAQLLTDIRDMGLTFTSVFTAYDIRNPGTRNAYIRLEGPGGRAVEQLVEALQKKYVVLFYVNEGVTVDVA is encoded by the coding sequence ATGCTTGTCAGAGACTGGATGACGGCCAATGTCATCACCCTGGGCGTCAACTCGTCGGTCATGGACGCAGCCGACATCCTGCGCCGCAAGGACATCCGGCAGTTTCCCGTGATAGACGCCGAAGGAAGGCTGGCGGGTATCGTGTCGGACCGGGATATCCGCGACGCCATGCCGTCCAAGTTCATCCCTGGCGACTGTACCGACGGCCGCGAAGGCGGCCTGAACACCCTGACCGCCAGCGACATCATGACTCCCGGCCCCCTGACCGTGGCCCCTGACACATCCATCAACGCAGTGGCAGACATCCTGGTCAGACACAAGGTGGGAGGACTCCCCGTGGTCGAAGGGGGGGTGCTGGTGGGCATCATCACCCAGGCGGACGTGATGCGTTTCCTTTGCGCGGCGGCAGGGTCGGTGCGCTCCGGCATCCAGCTCGCCTTCCGCCTTGAGGCCCAGCCAGAACCTCTGGCCCAGCTGCTCACCGACATCCGCGATATGGGGCTGACCTTCACCAGCGTGTTCACGGCCTACGACATCCGCAACCCCGGCACCCGCAACGCCTACATCCGGCTGGAAGGCCCTGGCGGCCGCGCCGTGGAGCAGCTGGTGGAAGCCCTGCAAAAGAAATACGTGGTCCTCTTCTACGTCAACGAGGGCGTGACCGTGGACGTGGCCTGA